A single window of Anopheles moucheti chromosome 2, idAnoMoucSN_F20_07, whole genome shotgun sequence DNA harbors:
- the LOC128299875 gene encoding putative peptidyl-prolyl cis-trans isomerase dodo isoform X2, giving the protein MSDGQETVPEGWEKRTSRSTGMTYYLNVYTKESQWNPPTAPAEPANTNEPHEVQCAHLLVKHNKSRRPSSWREENITRSKDEALEVLESYRKKIQSNETTLQELAQRYSDCSSAKRGGDLGMFKRGMMQKPFEDAAFALKVGDMSDIVDTDSGVHLILRLK; this is encoded by the exons ATGTCCGATGGTCAGGAAACGGTCCCGGAAGGCTGGGAAAAGCGTACCAGCCGTTCCACAG GGATGACTTATTATCTTAATGTGTACACCAAAGAATCCCAGTGGAATCCACCTACGGCACCCGCGGAACCGGCTAACACGAAC GAACCACATGAGGTGCAGTGTGCACATCTGCTTGTGAAACATAACAAATCCCGCCGGCCGAGCTCTTGGCGAGAGGAAAACATTACGCGCAGCAAGGATGAGGCGCTGGAAGTACTCGAATCGTACCGCAAAAAAATTCAATCCAACGAAACGACGCTACAGGAGCTGGCACAGCGATACTCGGACTGCAGCTCGGCCAAACGCGGCGGCGACTTGGGCATGTTCAAGCGTGGCATGATGCAGAAACCGTTCGAGGATGCTGCGTTCGCACTGAAGGTGGGCGATATGTCCGATATTGTCGATACGGATTCGGGCGTTCATTTGATTCTTCGGTTAAAATAG
- the LOC128299875 gene encoding putative peptidyl-prolyl cis-trans isomerase dodo isoform X1 has product MSDGQETVPEGWEKRTSRSTGMTYYLNVYTKESQWNPPTAPAEPANTNVSVRGRDEPHEVQCAHLLVKHNKSRRPSSWREENITRSKDEALEVLESYRKKIQSNETTLQELAQRYSDCSSAKRGGDLGMFKRGMMQKPFEDAAFALKVGDMSDIVDTDSGVHLILRLK; this is encoded by the exons ATGTCCGATGGTCAGGAAACGGTCCCGGAAGGCTGGGAAAAGCGTACCAGCCGTTCCACAG GGATGACTTATTATCTTAATGTGTACACCAAAGAATCCCAGTGGAATCCACCTACGGCACCCGCGGAACCGGCTAACACGAACGTAAGCGTGCGTGGTCGTGAT GAACCACATGAGGTGCAGTGTGCACATCTGCTTGTGAAACATAACAAATCCCGCCGGCCGAGCTCTTGGCGAGAGGAAAACATTACGCGCAGCAAGGATGAGGCGCTGGAAGTACTCGAATCGTACCGCAAAAAAATTCAATCCAACGAAACGACGCTACAGGAGCTGGCACAGCGATACTCGGACTGCAGCTCGGCCAAACGCGGCGGCGACTTGGGCATGTTCAAGCGTGGCATGATGCAGAAACCGTTCGAGGATGCTGCGTTCGCACTGAAGGTGGGCGATATGTCCGATATTGTCGATACGGATTCGGGCGTTCATTTGATTCTTCGGTTAAAATAG
- the LOC128299874 gene encoding protein penguin, which produces MIQTKKRTVSMSDSDKPVKKLKKSVTTKPVDKPKVKTLKKDGVVKSSFSKPAAKFQKKTTTAGKPGEKIEKKPFVANTAESKKQYWNGLKAKQKELRQQRRQSKSKDLYELSMSAKKIYEKLKRKNAEGKEELVQKLHELLGKQNAYAKIATSHDTARVIQCMIKNASEEIRDQIAASLMPTLVDLATSKYGHHCVTSLFKNGSKQLWARVVNAIIKDVLKLVNHTFSSAIVDTAYNEYATNEQRRFMRQPFYSELFKLDKDHTVHSMKDCWKTNAYMKTSVLSTVKAHLLQAANKKLTDNSLLHALLAEFLEEAGTTERSEVIELYLPLLASISSTRDGTGAAMYCFLHSVVKDRRAALKAMKPYIEKLSIHEHGHRLVMCILNCYDDTVTLGKQVINPIMEQIETIVGSGEWGRKVVAWIFTPENTNLLHPAQIEQLNGYLEHSKKDKEIRRKEVLAAARESFCTQLESNPSFWLRGGHTALLTSAILKNFQGEELARMHRALAKVVCDPDWKVHENEINLDGSILSIEADKKPKENVKPTATGTERKIKKIKKSPFEEEKAANREKQLAANPLISGIEHAGLHISLKKMIKQDQEKRQLGDEDVSQFGLAIVEELTVEQTAAWITQNRASFLLLLAFENSTEEVQQMLRKKLVPLKKELKAQKHTGAKLLAEKLNL; this is translated from the exons ATGATTCAAACAAAGAAACGCACAGTGTCCATGTCCGACTCGGATAAACCAGTAAAGAAACTGAAGAAATCGGTCACCACCAAACCGGTCGACAAACCGAAAGTGAAAACACTGAAAAAGGACGGTGTGGTAAAATCGAGCTTTAGCAAACCTGCAGCGAAATTCCAGAAGAAAACTACCACCGCTGGAAAGCCGGGCGAGAAGATTGAAAAGAAACCGTTCGTTGCAAATACGGCAGAATCGAAAAAACAGTACTGGAATGGGTTGAAAGCGAAGCAGAAGGAGCTGCGGCAGCAGCGTCGTCAGAGCAAATCGAAGGATCTGTACGAGCTCAGTATGAGTGCGAAGAAaatttacgaaaaattgaaacgGAAGAACGCCGAAGGCAAGGAAGAACTGGTGCAAAAACTGCACGAACTGCTTGGCAAGCAGAATGCGTACGCGAAGATAGCCACCTCGCACGATACTGCTCGCGTTATCCAGTGCATGATCAAGAACGCATCGGAAGAGATCCGGGATCAGATCGCCGCCAGCCTTATGCCTACCCTGGTTGATCTGGCCACGTCAAAGTATGGTCATCATTGTGTTACCAGCTTGTTTAAGAACGGTTCGAAGCAACTGTGGGCCCGTGTCGTGAACGCCATCATAAAGGACGTTCTCAAACTGGTTAATCACACCTTTTCCAGCGCGATCGTAGACACCGCGTACAATGAGTACGCAACGAACGAACAGCGCAGGTTCATGCGTCAACCGTTCTACTCCGAGCTGTTCAAGCTGGACAAGGATCACACCGTGCATTCGATGAAGGACTGCTGGAAAACGAACGCGTACATGAAGACAAGTGTGCTGAGCACCGTGAAAGCCCATTTACTGCAAGCAGCAAACAAGAAGCTTACGGACAACAGTTTGCTTCACGCGTTGCTGGCAGAATTCTTGGAAGAAGCAGGCACCACGGAACGATCGGAAGTAATTGAACTGTACCTACCATTGTTGGCGTCCATTTCAAGCACACGAGACGGTACTGGGGCGGCAATGTACTGCTTCCTGCACTCGGTCGTGAAAGATCGACGAGCTGCCCTCAAGGCCATGAAACCGTACATCGAAAAATTGTCCATACACGAGCATGGTCACCGATTGGTGATGTGCATACTGAACTGTTACGACGATACCGTTACGCTAGGCAAACAGGTGATCAACCCCATAATGGAGCAGATAGAAACGATCGTTGGCAGTGGTGAATGGGGCCGGAAGGTGGTCGCATGGATTTTCACACCAGAAAACACAAATTTGCTACACCCGGCCCAGATCGAGCAGTTAAACGGATACCTGGAGCACAGCAAGAAGGATAAGGAAATACGTCGCAAAGAGGTATTGGCTGCTGCGAGGGAAAGCTTCTGCACGCAACTGGAAAGTAATCCCAGCTTTTGGTTGCGTGGTGGTCACACAGCCCTTTTGACTTCGGCCATACTAAAAAACT TCCAAGGAGAGGAATTGGCCCGCATGCATCGTGCCTTGGCAAAGGTAGTTTGCGATCCCGATTGGAAGGTGCACGAGAATGAAATCAATCTCGATGGGTCGATTCTTTCGATAGAGGCGGATAAAAAGCCAAAAGAAAACGTGAAACCCACTGCGACGGGAACAGAGCGAAAGATCAAGAAAATCAAAAAGAGCCCATTTGAGGAGGAGAAA GCAGCAAATCGTGAGAAACAACTGGCCGCCAATCCGTTGATAAGCGGCATCGAGCACGCCGGTCTACACATTTCACTGAAGAAAATGATCAAGCAAGATCAGGAAAAACGACAGCTTGGCGATGAAGATGTTTCACAGTTTGGGCTTGCAATCGTAGAGGAACTGACCGTAGAGCAAACGGCAGCGTGGATTACCCAGAATAGGGCTTCGTTTTTACTGTTGCTAGCGTTTGAAAATTCCACCGAAGAAGTGCAGCAAATGTTGAGGAAGAAGCTCGTACCGCTCAAGAAGGAACTAAAAGCACAGAAGCACACGGGCGCTAAACTGTTGGCGGAGAAACTAAACCTGTAG